Proteins encoded in a region of the Chryseobacterium piperi genome:
- a CDS encoding TIGR02117 family protein, translating to MKKILIVFLKAIGIILGLVIVYVVLGFLIPFISVSAKDDGERKEIPIYIYTNGVHTDIVMPVKNEWQDWSAKVPFSNTRSKRTDYRYIGIGWGDKGFYLDTPTWADLKFSTAFKAAFWMSESAMHCTYYDTMKEGDDCKIIMISKSQYQKLVQFVENKFDRDKNGNFILIPTNAVYGDNDAFYDANGSYNFLYTCNTWANDALKAAGQKAALWTPSDFGIFQHYK from the coding sequence GTGAAAAAAATATTGATTGTATTTCTAAAGGCTATAGGGATTATTCTGGGGCTTGTTATTGTATATGTAGTCTTAGGTTTTTTGATCCCTTTTATCAGTGTTTCTGCAAAAGATGATGGAGAGAGAAAAGAAATCCCTATTTATATTTATACCAATGGTGTACATACGGATATTGTTATGCCCGTTAAAAATGAATGGCAAGACTGGAGTGCAAAAGTTCCCTTTTCCAACACCAGATCAAAAAGAACGGATTATCGTTATATAGGAATTGGATGGGGTGATAAAGGATTCTATCTGGACACACCAACCTGGGCTGATTTGAAATTTTCAACGGCCTTTAAAGCGGCCTTCTGGATGAGTGAGTCTGCTATGCATTGTACCTATTACGATACTATGAAAGAAGGGGACGACTGTAAAATAATTATGATCAGCAAGTCTCAATATCAAAAGCTGGTACAGTTTGTAGAAAATAAATTTGACAGGGACAAGAATGGTAATTTTATTCTGATCCCGACCAATGCTGTGTATGGAGATAATGACGCATTTTATGATGCTAATGGAAGTTACAACTTTTTATATACTTGTAATACCTGGGCAAATGATGCATTAAAAGCTGCCGGACAGAAAGCTGCTCTCTGGACACCTTCTGATTTTGGGATATTTCAGCATTATAAGTAG
- a CDS encoding PfkB family carbohydrate kinase: MKLLVVGSVAFDAIETPFGKTDKILGGAATYIGITSSILGVESGIVSVVGGDFPQEHLDMFTKRKVNIEGLEIVKEGKTFFWSGKYHNDLNTRDTLATEVNVLENFDPKIPDSMQDAEILLLGNLHPGVQLSVLEKMNERPKLVVLDTMNFWMDTALDILMTMIAKTDVITINDEEARQLSGEYSLVKAAKKILGMGPKYVIIKKGEHGALLFNENKVFAIPALPLEDVFDPTGAGDTFAGGFAAYLAKKNKIDFETMKSALIVGSAMASFTVEKFGTERIEEVNESDMFARLRQFKELTTFDVELQ; the protein is encoded by the coding sequence ATGAAACTTTTAGTTGTTGGAAGTGTTGCATTTGATGCAATTGAAACACCATTTGGTAAGACAGATAAAATTTTAGGAGGGGCAGCCACTTATATTGGGATTACTTCGTCTATTTTGGGCGTAGAATCAGGAATCGTTTCTGTTGTAGGAGGAGATTTCCCTCAGGAACATCTTGATATGTTTACTAAAAGAAAGGTAAATATTGAAGGACTTGAAATCGTAAAAGAAGGGAAAACATTTTTCTGGTCAGGAAAATACCATAATGACTTAAATACAAGAGATACGCTAGCAACAGAAGTGAATGTTCTTGAAAATTTTGATCCAAAAATTCCGGACTCTATGCAAGACGCAGAGATCTTACTTTTAGGTAATCTGCATCCCGGAGTTCAGTTATCTGTTCTTGAAAAAATGAATGAACGTCCTAAATTGGTTGTTTTAGATACGATGAATTTCTGGATGGATACCGCTTTGGATATTTTGATGACTATGATTGCAAAAACAGATGTGATCACCATTAACGATGAGGAAGCAAGACAGTTGTCAGGAGAATACTCTTTAGTAAAAGCTGCGAAAAAAATCCTTGGAATGGGTCCTAAATATGTGATCATTAAAAAAGGAGAACATGGAGCATTGCTTTTCAATGAGAATAAAGTATTTGCAATCCCTGCGCTTCCTTTAGAAGATGTCTTTGATCCAACTGGAGCGGGAGATACTTTTGCAGGTGGATTTGCTGCGTATTTAGCAAAGAAAAATAAGATTGATTTTGAAACAATGAAATCTGCTTTAATTGTAGGTTCTGCCATGGCATCTTTCACTGTTGAAAAATTCGGAACTGAAAGAATTGAAGAAGTCAATGAATCTGATATGTTCGCCAGACTGAGACAATTCAAAGAATTAACGACATTTGATGTTGAACTACAATAA
- a CDS encoding outer membrane beta-barrel protein, producing the protein MKKVGLLIGLFTMSITFAQIRFEKGYFIDNSGTKTEVFIKNVDWKNNPKEFEYKFDNNSEAKKESIKNITEFGIDNAGKYIRKTVMIDYSSSNLNSVSDKRDPEFVKETLFLKYLVEGKTNLFYYENGGTRRFFYNKDQSDIQQLVYKVFSVDQSQIGYNEDYKKQLSNILECGIENKEIQRTDYRANDLTKLFMKSNACSSGNSVNYTATKGKRDVFNLSIRPGISSSALQTTAYSYGSSSTADYDRKTSFRIGAEFEFILSFNKNKWSLFLEPTYQYYKSEGEMTNYPGEYYEEKVKHSVDYKSIDIPFGVRHYFFLNDQSKIFINGGYMVSVNLNSSIKRQYSDMKIESGNNLFFGAGYKYNDKFGIEFRVNTSRNILRNYSMWKSNYNSVSLILGYTLF; encoded by the coding sequence ATGAAAAAAGTAGGTCTTCTAATAGGACTTTTTACCATGAGCATCACCTTTGCTCAAATTAGATTTGAAAAGGGATATTTTATTGATAACTCAGGTACCAAAACTGAAGTATTCATTAAAAATGTAGATTGGAAAAATAACCCGAAAGAATTCGAATATAAATTTGACAACAATTCTGAAGCAAAAAAAGAAAGCATAAAAAACATTACTGAATTTGGAATCGATAATGCTGGAAAATATATAAGAAAAACAGTAATGATTGATTATTCCTCCAGTAACCTTAATTCTGTTTCGGATAAACGAGATCCGGAATTTGTAAAAGAAACATTATTTCTAAAATATCTTGTTGAAGGAAAAACAAACCTTTTCTATTATGAAAATGGTGGTACCAGAAGGTTTTTCTACAATAAAGACCAATCTGATATTCAACAGCTTGTTTATAAAGTTTTCTCAGTTGATCAAAGCCAAATCGGGTATAATGAAGATTATAAAAAACAACTTTCTAACATTCTGGAATGTGGAATAGAAAATAAAGAAATTCAAAGAACAGATTACAGAGCCAATGATCTGACAAAGCTTTTCATGAAATCTAATGCATGTTCAAGTGGTAATTCTGTTAATTATACTGCAACAAAAGGTAAAAGAGATGTTTTTAATTTAAGTATAAGACCTGGAATAAGCTCGTCGGCACTTCAGACCACTGCTTATTCTTATGGATCATCCAGTACAGCAGATTATGATAGAAAAACATCTTTCAGAATAGGCGCCGAATTTGAATTTATTCTTTCATTCAACAAAAACAAATGGTCTCTTTTCTTAGAACCTACTTACCAATATTACAAATCCGAAGGAGAAATGACTAATTATCCAGGAGAATATTATGAGGAAAAAGTGAAACACAGTGTAGATTATAAATCAATTGATATTCCGTTTGGTGTCAGACATTATTTCTTTCTGAATGATCAGTCTAAGATATTTATCAACGGGGGTTACATGGTAAGTGTCAATCTCAATTCATCTATTAAAAGACAATATTCCGACATGAAAATTGAATCCGGAAATAATCTGTTTTTTGGAGCCGGCTATAAATACAATGATAAATTCGGAATAGAATTCAGGGTAAATACCTCAAGAAACATTTTAAGGAATTATAGTATGTGGAAATCCAATTATAATAGCGTGTCTCTAATCTTAGGATATACTCTTTTCTAA
- a CDS encoding alpha/beta fold hydrolase, translated as MIDHNIIEIKEKKLYLEYIHAYENKPTLVFLHDSLGCTQLWRDFPTRLSEALQYNVLVYDRLGYGKSDPMPTHERSNNYMELEADVLNDLLNELKIHNAILFGHSDGGTIALIMAGKYPEKVKAVICEAGHIFVEDVTLKGVYDAWDAYKTTDLARRLQKYHGDKVEVLFKAWTETWTRESYRDWNIENILGNITCPLLFIQGEQDEYGTLNQVEKTITQVKGYSEKYIIPEVGHTPHKEIPEVVLKKSVEFLQLNLF; from the coding sequence TTGATAGATCATAATATAATAGAAATAAAAGAAAAAAAACTTTATCTGGAATATATCCATGCTTATGAAAATAAGCCGACTTTGGTTTTTCTTCATGATTCTTTAGGCTGTACCCAATTGTGGCGTGACTTTCCCACACGACTTTCAGAAGCTTTACAATATAATGTTTTGGTATATGACCGTCTTGGATATGGGAAATCCGATCCAATGCCGACTCATGAAAGATCCAATAACTATATGGAGCTGGAGGCTGATGTTCTGAATGATCTGCTGAATGAATTGAAGATCCATAATGCCATTTTGTTTGGACATAGTGACGGAGGAACAATTGCTCTGATTATGGCAGGAAAGTACCCTGAAAAAGTTAAAGCAGTTATTTGTGAAGCAGGGCATATTTTTGTTGAAGATGTTACTTTAAAAGGAGTATATGATGCCTGGGATGCTTATAAAACCACCGATCTGGCAAGAAGATTACAGAAATATCATGGTGATAAGGTGGAAGTTCTCTTTAAAGCATGGACGGAAACCTGGACTAGAGAAAGTTACCGAGATTGGAATATTGAAAATATTTTAGGCAATATCACTTGCCCATTGTTATTTATTCAGGGAGAACAGGATGAGTATGGGACTTTGAATCAGGTTGAAAAAACAATAACCCAGGTTAAAGGATATTCAGAAAAATATATTATTCCTGAGGTGGGACATACTCCACATAAAGAAATTCCTGAAGTAGTACTGAAAAAGTCTGTTGAGTTTCTTCAGCTTAATTTATTTTAG
- the mutY gene encoding A/G-specific adenine glycosylase — translation MEKNNRDSDFLHIGNKLLGWYKNNARDLPFRKTKDPYKIWICEIVFQQTRINQGLNHYNNFIERFPDVSSLAEAQEDEVLLYWKGLGYYSRAINIHKAAQQIMTDFGGVFPSQYDEILELKGVGKYTAAAVSSICFGGRMPAVDGNFYRVLSRVFADDFDISGSRAFAYFSELAELVMPKNVGDFNQAMMDLGSEICKPKNPLCGECPLNEDCLAFSLDKVSDFPVKTKKVKTEDLHLNYYFVHYQGQFLIQQRKDDFIWKKLFEFPVVIPQELESFTKGVKTIRHKLTHKNLSIEIADVEITSEMVWLDFINKNGYIITDLHGSHEKSFPKPLESYIQNSLKD, via the coding sequence TTGGAAAAGAATAATAGAGATTCAGACTTTCTTCATATAGGAAACAAACTTCTAGGCTGGTATAAGAATAATGCAAGGGATCTCCCTTTCAGAAAAACAAAAGATCCATACAAAATCTGGATCTGTGAGATTGTTTTTCAGCAAACGAGAATCAATCAGGGTCTCAATCATTATAATAATTTTATTGAAAGATTTCCTGATGTGTCATCTCTTGCAGAGGCTCAGGAAGATGAGGTTTTGCTATATTGGAAAGGATTGGGATATTATTCCAGAGCCATTAATATTCATAAGGCAGCACAACAGATTATGACTGATTTTGGAGGTGTTTTTCCATCTCAATATGACGAAATTTTAGAATTAAAGGGAGTTGGGAAATATACTGCCGCTGCTGTTTCAAGTATTTGTTTTGGTGGAAGAATGCCTGCTGTAGATGGAAACTTTTATAGAGTATTAAGCAGAGTTTTTGCTGATGATTTTGATATTTCAGGTTCCAGGGCTTTTGCTTACTTTTCGGAATTGGCAGAACTAGTCATGCCTAAAAACGTAGGGGATTTCAATCAGGCTATGATGGATCTGGGATCAGAAATTTGTAAGCCTAAAAATCCACTTTGTGGAGAATGTCCTTTGAACGAAGATTGTTTGGCTTTTTCTTTAGATAAAGTTTCAGATTTTCCGGTTAAAACTAAAAAAGTAAAAACAGAGGATCTTCATCTGAACTACTATTTTGTACACTATCAGGGACAGTTTTTAATTCAGCAGAGAAAAGATGATTTTATCTGGAAGAAACTTTTCGAATTTCCTGTTGTTATTCCCCAAGAATTAGAATCATTTACAAAAGGGGTGAAAACCATTAGGCATAAACTTACCCATAAAAATTTAAGCATTGAAATTGCAGATGTTGAAATCACTTCAGAGATGGTCTGGCTTGATTTTATAAACAAAAACGGATATATCATAACTGACTTACACGGATCTCACGAAAAATCTTTTCCGAAGCCGTTGGAAAGCTATATTCAAAACTCGTTGAAAGACTGA
- a CDS encoding rhodanese-like domain-containing protein, producing MSLTEVLKSGNYQLIDVREPMELEMDGNIEGAQNIPLGEVEDRKEEILSIEKPVVIFCRSGNRSGKALEYLNAQGLKDGYNGGGWADLKATIEANQGTF from the coding sequence ATGTCTTTAACAGAAGTATTAAAATCAGGAAATTATCAATTAATCGACGTTCGTGAACCCATGGAACTGGAAATGGACGGTAATATAGAAGGTGCACAAAATATTCCATTAGGAGAAGTAGAGGATAGAAAAGAAGAAATTCTATCGATTGAAAAGCCTGTTGTTATATTCTGCAGAAGTGGAAACAGAAGTGGAAAAGCATTAGAATATTTAAATGCCCAAGGTTTAAAGGATGGCTATAACGGCGGAGGCTGGGCAGACCTGAAAGCAACAATCGAAGCAAATCAAGGAACTTTTTAA
- the gldD gene encoding gliding motility lipoprotein GldD: MIKKVIFIFASLLLISCGKDPVPKPYGELRLEYPTPKYQKFESNCAYTFEYSNFANITNAKRPCWYYLNYPKMKAKVFVTYYPIHNDFADHIKESEKMVYEHTIKASAIDTKSFEYPEKKVYGNFYELKGQSASNLQFYITDSTKHFVTAYLYFNTRPKPDSLAPAVNYIKNDMKHLLDTFEWKK; encoded by the coding sequence ATGATTAAAAAAGTCATTTTTATATTTGCTTCATTGCTTTTAATTTCATGTGGAAAAGATCCGGTTCCCAAACCTTATGGAGAATTACGTCTGGAGTATCCCACACCTAAATATCAAAAATTTGAGTCGAATTGTGCTTATACTTTTGAATATTCAAATTTTGCAAACATAACAAATGCAAAAAGACCTTGCTGGTACTATCTGAATTATCCGAAAATGAAAGCTAAAGTTTTCGTTACTTATTATCCTATTCACAACGACTTTGCAGATCATATCAAAGAATCAGAGAAAATGGTATACGAGCATACTATTAAAGCCAGTGCTATTGATACCAAGTCTTTCGAATACCCTGAAAAAAAGGTATACGGAAACTTTTATGAATTAAAAGGACAAAGTGCTTCTAATCTTCAATTTTACATTACGGACAGTACAAAACATTTTGTAACTGCCTATCTATACTTTAATACAAGACCTAAACCGGATTCATTAGCACCCGCAGTGAATTATATCAAAAATGATATGAAACACCTGCTGGATACTTTTGAATGGAAAAAATAA
- a CDS encoding NAD(P)H-dependent oxidoreductase → METKKVLVINGHPDKISFNEEIAQAYLKELADLGTEATYLPLRDLKFDPVLRNGYRLISELEPDLKNAVELIKKSTHIVWIHPLWWFGMPALLKGFIDRVFLPDIAFSFNKETGEEKPLLGGRSARIISTGDAGKDLYEKVFNNSAITQLKLGILEFSGFDPVSVNYIAPIYLKTREELDVYLDEIRAAAKEDFKLIS, encoded by the coding sequence ATGGAAACAAAAAAAGTATTAGTCATTAACGGACACCCGGACAAAATTAGTTTTAATGAAGAAATAGCTCAGGCTTATTTAAAAGAATTGGCAGATCTTGGAACAGAGGCGACTTATCTTCCACTAAGAGATTTAAAATTCGATCCTGTTTTAAGAAACGGTTATCGGTTAATAAGCGAACTGGAGCCAGATTTGAAAAATGCTGTAGAATTAATTAAAAAAAGCACTCACATCGTCTGGATCCATCCCCTATGGTGGTTTGGAATGCCGGCATTATTGAAAGGTTTTATTGATCGTGTCTTCTTACCGGATATTGCATTTAGCTTCAATAAAGAAACTGGAGAGGAAAAGCCATTATTAGGAGGGAGATCAGCGAGAATCATCAGTACAGGAGATGCTGGAAAAGATTTATACGAAAAGGTATTCAATAACTCGGCTATAACGCAATTAAAATTAGGAATATTAGAATTTAGCGGTTTTGACCCTGTTTCAGTTAATTATATTGCCCCAATCTACCTAAAAACACGTGAAGAGCTCGATGTTTACCTTGATGAGATAAGAGCTGCTGCTAAAGAAGATTTCAAACTGATTAGCTAA
- a CDS encoding glucose 1-dehydrogenase, whose product MSRLNGKVALVTGGARGIGAAIVKAFVAQGAKVVFGDILAKEGQAIADEVGPDATFIHFDVRDLEGWKKAVALTIEKYGKLNVLVSNAGIDKGGHIDDFSFEDWDEVINTNLVGYFKGIKSVMPAMKAAKGGSIINVGSTGGFTAFPGASAYVASYFGNRGLTKAAALDLGKYNIRVNSVHPGYIRTNMTAPFPKNIYQGYALERLGEPEELANLVVYLASDDSSYSTGVEFIADGGQTLGRTDEFDPNKYTLKV is encoded by the coding sequence ATGTCTAGATTAAATGGAAAGGTTGCATTAGTAACCGGAGGTGCTCGCGGAATTGGAGCGGCAATTGTAAAAGCGTTTGTTGCACAAGGTGCAAAAGTAGTTTTTGGAGATATATTAGCTAAAGAAGGACAAGCTATAGCTGATGAAGTAGGACCAGATGCAACATTTATACATTTCGATGTAAGAGATTTAGAAGGCTGGAAAAAAGCGGTAGCATTAACTATTGAAAAATATGGTAAACTTAATGTACTGGTAAGTAATGCTGGTATTGATAAGGGCGGACATATTGATGACTTTAGCTTTGAAGATTGGGATGAAGTAATCAACACCAATCTGGTAGGTTATTTTAAAGGAATAAAAAGTGTTATGCCAGCCATGAAAGCAGCAAAAGGAGGTTCGATCATTAATGTAGGATCAACCGGTGGTTTTACTGCATTTCCAGGAGCATCTGCCTATGTAGCTTCATATTTTGGAAACCGTGGCTTAACAAAGGCTGCTGCACTTGATTTAGGAAAGTATAATATCAGAGTGAATTCTGTACACCCTGGTTACATCAGAACCAATATGACAGCTCCATTCCCGAAGAATATCTATCAAGGATATGCTCTTGAAAGGCTGGGTGAGCCTGAGGAGCTTGCAAATCTGGTCGTGTATCTTGCCAGTGACGATTCGTCTTACTCTACGGGTGTAGAATTTATCGCCGATGGAGGACAGACTCTTGGAAGAACGGATGAGTTTGATCCAAACAAGTATACTTTAAAAGTATAA
- a CDS encoding NAD(P)H-dependent flavin oxidoreductase, translating into MSNFIDFSTAKKLHKMESEQNRITKLFNIQYPIIQAGMIWHSGWRLASAVSNCGGLGLIGAGSMYPDILRENIQKCKAATDKPFGVNVPMLYPNIEEIIQIILEEGVKIVFTSAGNPKTYTETLQKEGIKVAHVVSSTKFAMKCEDAGVDAVVAEGFEAGGHNGRDETTTFCLIPNVRKHISKPLIAAGGIALGSQMKAAMILGADGVQIGSRFAATIEASAHDNWKKKITELNEGDTHLTLKELAPVRMVKNKFFSELEGIYQEGRNTEALIASLGRARAKKGMFEGDMEEGELEIGQVSALIDDILPVETVFSNLLKEFEEVKIPNL; encoded by the coding sequence ATGAGCAATTTTATAGATTTTAGTACAGCTAAGAAGCTTCATAAGATGGAATCTGAGCAGAATAGAATTACAAAACTTTTTAATATACAATATCCGATCATTCAGGCAGGGATGATCTGGCATTCAGGATGGAGACTTGCTTCTGCAGTATCCAACTGCGGTGGATTAGGATTAATAGGAGCAGGAAGTATGTATCCTGATATTTTAAGAGAGAATATTCAGAAGTGTAAAGCTGCCACTGATAAACCTTTTGGAGTCAATGTTCCTATGCTGTATCCGAATATTGAAGAAATTATCCAGATTATTTTGGAAGAAGGAGTTAAGATTGTTTTTACTTCAGCCGGAAATCCTAAAACGTATACGGAAACCCTTCAAAAAGAAGGAATCAAAGTAGCTCACGTAGTTTCTTCAACAAAATTTGCCATGAAATGTGAAGATGCAGGAGTAGATGCTGTAGTAGCTGAAGGTTTTGAGGCAGGAGGCCATAACGGAAGAGATGAAACCACGACCTTCTGTTTAATCCCAAATGTAAGAAAACATATTTCTAAACCCCTGATTGCTGCAGGTGGGATTGCCTTAGGCTCTCAAATGAAAGCGGCTATGATTTTGGGCGCAGATGGAGTTCAGATCGGGTCTCGTTTTGCAGCAACAATTGAAGCCAGTGCACATGATAATTGGAAAAAGAAGATTACCGAACTGAATGAAGGTGATACCCACCTTACTTTAAAAGAACTGGCACCTGTCAGAATGGTCAAAAATAAGTTCTTTAGTGAGCTTGAAGGGATCTACCAGGAGGGAAGGAATACAGAGGCTTTAATAGCCTCTTTAGGAAGAGCACGTGCGAAAAAAGGAATGTTCGAAGGTGATATGGAAGAAGGTGAACTGGAAATAGGTCAGGTTTCGGCATTAATTGATGATATTCTTCCCGTAGAAACTGTTTTTAGTAATTTGCTGAAGGAATTTGAAGAAGTCAAAATCCCTAATTTGTAA
- a CDS encoding peptidylprolyl isomerase has protein sequence MINKLKITFLFGVFVMLFSTNMKSQLKQGDLIDGIAAVIGDEIVLESDVNEQMNYAKQQGASNTDKCEFLENLINNKLLVYEAKKDTLIENRSAAIKEQANAKYNQLLSQFPDEKTMLTAYKFRNGYEMKNAIEKIDTDTYYGQAKYQRVTDKADVTPNEVTDFYNLYKAQLPEIKDEVTLAQIMTFPKLTEAHKDELINKLKKIKADIAGGESFESQARIYSEDPGSAANGGLMKNISKGQMVKPFEAAALNLQEGEISDPVESEFGYHIIQLIKKSGKIYDARHILLMATPTEDEIKTAKKKLDSIRTLITEGKITFKDAAFKFSEDKKTKFNGGVIPGADGSNKIERESIPGTISYELAGLNKDDITTAFDDEDERKRKVVKIVKIEEVIPSHQITLETDYDRIKQMALNKKRNEMVEKFVNSKLPTTFISIDGRYDSCQFKGNWKKEALKK, from the coding sequence ATGATAAATAAACTAAAGATCACTTTTCTTTTTGGAGTTTTTGTGATGCTGTTTTCTACCAACATGAAATCTCAGTTAAAACAAGGAGACCTAATAGATGGTATTGCTGCTGTAATTGGGGATGAAATTGTACTGGAATCTGATGTAAATGAACAGATGAACTATGCAAAACAGCAGGGAGCTTCCAATACGGATAAGTGTGAGTTTTTGGAAAATCTGATCAATAATAAGCTTCTGGTATATGAAGCAAAAAAGGATACATTGATTGAAAACCGTTCTGCAGCTATTAAAGAGCAGGCGAATGCTAAATATAACCAGCTTCTTTCTCAGTTTCCTGATGAAAAAACAATGTTGACGGCTTACAAATTCAGAAATGGGTATGAAATGAAAAATGCTATTGAAAAAATAGATACCGATACCTACTATGGACAAGCAAAATATCAAAGAGTTACCGATAAAGCAGACGTTACTCCTAACGAAGTAACCGATTTCTATAATCTATATAAAGCTCAATTACCTGAAATTAAAGATGAGGTGACTTTAGCTCAGATTATGACGTTCCCTAAGCTTACTGAAGCGCATAAGGATGAACTGATCAATAAACTGAAAAAAATCAAGGCTGATATTGCAGGAGGTGAGAGTTTTGAAAGCCAGGCCAGAATTTATTCTGAAGATCCGGGATCTGCAGCTAATGGAGGATTGATGAAGAATATTTCCAAAGGGCAGATGGTTAAACCATTTGAGGCAGCAGCGCTTAACTTGCAGGAAGGAGAGATTTCAGATCCGGTAGAATCGGAATTTGGGTATCATATCATCCAATTAATCAAGAAATCGGGGAAAATCTATGATGCAAGACATATTCTTTTGATGGCTACTCCTACGGAAGATGAGATTAAAACAGCTAAAAAGAAACTGGACAGTATCCGAACTTTAATTACAGAAGGAAAAATTACTTTTAAAGATGCTGCTTTCAAATTTTCAGAAGATAAAAAAACTAAATTCAACGGTGGGGTAATTCCTGGTGCCGATGGTTCCAACAAAATCGAAAGAGAAAGTATTCCGGGAACAATCAGTTATGAGCTTGCCGGTCTTAATAAAGATGATATTACCACTGCTTTTGATGATGAGGATGAGAGAAAAAGAAAAGTAGTAAAGATTGTCAAAATCGAAGAAGTAATTCCTTCTCACCAGATTACCCTGGAAACGGATTACGATAGGATAAAGCAAATGGCTCTTAATAAGAAAAGAAATGAGATGGTTGAGAAATTTGTAAATTCCAAATTACCAACTACGTTTATATCGATAGACGGTCGTTATGATTCTTGCCAGTTCAAAGGAAACTGGAAAAAAGAAGCTTTAAAGAAATAA
- the queG gene encoding tRNA epoxyqueuosine(34) reductase QueG produces MNSNAEKYSDLIKSKAKSFGFQSCGISKADFLEEDARNLELWLKNNFHGEMKYMENHFDKRLDPRLLVEGSKSVISLSYNYFPKEKISVLENYKISKYAYAEDYHEVIKEILREMVAELQEEIGDFGFRVFVDSAPVLERSWARKSGIGWVGKNANLITKQNGSFYFLAEIICDLELVADYETTNHCGTCRKCIDACPTEAIVSDKIIDGSKCISYATIELKSEIPDYFKDRMEDWMFGCDICQDVCPWNRFSAPNLQSRFSPNEPLKNFKKGEWKELTQELFSEIFRKSPVKRTKFAGLKRNIEFLEQSSDKN; encoded by the coding sequence ATGAATTCAAACGCTGAAAAATATTCTGACTTAATAAAATCCAAAGCTAAAAGTTTTGGATTTCAGAGCTGTGGTATTTCTAAAGCTGATTTTCTGGAAGAAGATGCCCGTAATCTGGAGCTGTGGCTCAAAAATAATTTCCATGGTGAAATGAAGTATATGGAAAATCATTTTGATAAAAGACTGGATCCAAGATTACTTGTAGAAGGATCTAAGTCGGTGATTTCTCTTTCATATAACTATTTTCCTAAAGAGAAAATCTCCGTTCTGGAGAATTATAAAATTTCTAAATATGCCTATGCTGAAGATTATCATGAGGTGATCAAAGAAATTCTTCGCGAAATGGTGGCTGAACTTCAGGAGGAAATCGGTGATTTCGGATTCAGAGTGTTTGTAGATTCAGCACCGGTTTTGGAAAGAAGCTGGGCGAGAAAGTCGGGAATAGGTTGGGTTGGTAAAAATGCTAACCTGATCACTAAGCAGAATGGATCTTTTTATTTTTTAGCGGAAATCATATGTGATCTTGAGCTTGTTGCGGATTATGAGACCACTAATCATTGTGGAACCTGCAGAAAGTGTATTGATGCTTGTCCTACTGAGGCTATTGTTTCGGATAAAATTATCGATGGAAGCAAATGTATCTCGTATGCAACGATCGAACTAAAAAGTGAAATTCCTGATTATTTTAAAGATAGGATGGAAGATTGGATGTTTGGGTGTGATATATGCCAGGATGTTTGTCCATGGAATCGTTTTTCTGCTCCTAATCTTCAGAGCCGATTTTCCCCTAATGAACCTCTTAAAAATTTTAAAAAAGGGGAATGGAAGGAGCTTACCCAGGAATTATTCTCAGAAATTTTCAGGAAGTCTCCTGTAAAGAGAACTAAATTCGCAGGTCTGAAAAGAAATATTGAATTCTTGGAGCAATCTTCAGATAAAAATTAA